The Castor canadensis chromosome 13, mCasCan1.hap1v2, whole genome shotgun sequence genome has a window encoding:
- the LOC109700635 gene encoding prostaglandin-H2 D-isomerase isoform X5, which yields MAILCMLWVGLVLLGVVQTQAQGQDSVQPNFQQDKFLGRWFSVGLASNSSWFREKKNVLSMCKSVVTPSEDGGLNLTSTFLRKNQCETRIMLLQPAGGPGYYNYHSPRWGSTHSVSVVETNYKEYALLYSEGIQGPGQDFRMATLYSRTQTLKAELKKKFTSFCKAQGFTEDSIVFLPQPDKCINEQE from the exons ATGGCCATTCTGTGCATGCTGTGGGTGGGGCTGGTCCTGCTGGGGGTCGTGCAGACTCAGGCCCAGGGCCAGGACTCTGTGCAGCCCAACTTCCAACAGGACAAG TTCCTGGGACGCTGGTTCAGCGTGGGCTTAGCCTCCAACTCCAGCTGGTTCCGAGAGAAGAAGAACGTGCTGTCCATGTGCAAGTCGGTGGTGACCCCCTCTGAAGACGGTGGCCTCAACCTCACCTCCACCTTCCTGAG GAAAAACCAGTGTGAGACGCGGATCATGCTGCTGCAGCCCGCAGGGGGCCCTGGCTACTACAACTACCACAGTCCCC GCTGGGGCAGCACCCACTCCGTCTCAGTGGTGGAGACCAACTATAAGGAGTACGCACTGCTGTACAGCGAGGGCATCCAGGGTCCCGGTCAGGACTTCCGCATGGCCACCCTCTACA gCCGCACCCAGACCCTGAAGGCTGAGCTGAAGAAGAAATTCACCAGCTTTTGCAAAGCCCAGGGCTTCACAGAGGATAGCATTGTCTTTCTGCCCCAACCTG ATAAGTGCATTAATGAGCAAGAGTAG